Proteins encoded within one genomic window of Candidatus Poribacteria bacterium:
- a CDS encoding sodium:solute symporter family protein: MSLAIIFIYLAMVLLLGVLSHKLFRNTAEDYFVASRTINWFILLMTLFGTNMTAFSILGASGEAYHRGIGVFALMASSSAIVVPCVFLFIGTRLWRLGKRFGYVTQAQYFRDRWESDGLGLLLFIVFVLLLIPYLLIGVMGGGGTLATLTDGKIPQWGGGLLICAVVLCYVTYSGMRGTAWVNTFQTLVFMTLGGITFFVITNRMGGFSNAISKVDTGLLMQAEHIKPLELLTYLCIPLCVGMFPHIFSHFLTAKDVGTFRYAIILYPLCIAIVWIPSVLLGILGSVDVPGLKGAQANNVLIQMISMHAPGVLAGFLGAGVFAAIMSSLDSQSLAIGSMFTHDIVEHYRREVFSERQRVWVGRLFVSGVLCITYLISLIATPSIFRLAIWSFTGFAGLFPIVVAALFWRRSTKLGVFAAIISVILLWLYFFLQNWRTPGYSVDGTGIMPAAILIAVSSVTLIVVSLFTKPPNSQTLEKFFDSNKI; the protein is encoded by the coding sequence ATGAGTCTTGCGATTATTTTTATCTACCTCGCTATGGTGCTGTTGCTCGGTGTTCTGAGCCATAAACTCTTCCGAAACACTGCGGAAGACTACTTCGTCGCGAGTCGGACAATCAATTGGTTTATCCTGTTGATGACGCTTTTTGGCACGAACATGACGGCGTTCTCGATCCTCGGTGCATCGGGTGAAGCCTATCACAGAGGTATCGGTGTTTTTGCGTTGATGGCTTCTTCTTCAGCGATAGTTGTGCCGTGTGTGTTTCTTTTCATCGGAACTCGTCTGTGGCGGCTCGGAAAGCGGTTCGGTTATGTGACACAGGCACAGTACTTCCGCGACCGGTGGGAATCCGATGGTTTGGGGCTGCTTCTTTTCATCGTGTTTGTGTTGCTGCTCATCCCGTATCTACTTATCGGAGTGATGGGCGGTGGCGGGACATTGGCGACACTCACAGATGGCAAGATTCCACAGTGGGGTGGGGGTTTACTCATCTGTGCTGTCGTCCTCTGTTACGTTACCTACAGTGGCATGCGAGGCACTGCATGGGTAAACACGTTCCAGACGCTCGTTTTCATGACCCTCGGAGGCATCACGTTTTTTGTTATCACGAATCGGATGGGTGGGTTTTCAAACGCTATCTCTAAAGTAGATACGGGTTTGCTGATGCAGGCGGAGCATATAAAACCGTTGGAATTATTGACGTATCTCTGTATTCCGCTCTGTGTTGGTATGTTCCCACATATCTTTTCACATTTCTTAACAGCCAAGGATGTGGGAACATTCCGTTATGCAATCATTCTGTATCCATTGTGTATCGCGATTGTATGGATTCCGAGTGTGCTGCTCGGAATATTGGGGAGTGTAGATGTTCCCGGTTTAAAGGGGGCGCAGGCAAACAACGTACTGATTCAGATGATTAGTATGCATGCCCCTGGTGTTTTGGCTGGGTTTTTAGGAGCCGGAGTGTTCGCGGCGATTATGTCCTCATTGGATTCACAATCGCTTGCTATTGGGAGCATGTTCACACACGATATTGTTGAGCATTATCGCCGGGAAGTGTTTTCGGAGAGACAGCGGGTATGGGTCGGGCGGCTCTTTGTGAGTGGTGTGCTTTGTATTACCTATCTAATCTCACTCATTGCGACACCGAGTATTTTTAGACTTGCTATTTGGTCGTTCACCGGATTTGCGGGTCTCTTTCCGATTGTGGTTGCGGCGTTGTTTTGGCGACGCAGCACAAAGTTGGGAGTGTTCGCCGCGATTATAAGTGTTATCTTATTATGGCTCTATTTCTTTCTTCAAAACTGGCGGACACCGGGGTATAGTGTGGACGGAACCGGTATTATGCCTGCTGCGATTCTGATTGCTGTTTCGTCTGTCACGCTGATAGTCGTTTCTCTATTCACGAAACCGCCGAATTCACAAACGCTTGAGAAGTTTTTCGATTCTAATAAAATCTGA
- a CDS encoding RNA polymerase sigma factor: MRKYHPKIYTHILRCVKDTEIAKELTQETWIKAFRAINTFRADASFYSWLYRIAENVCIDYYRKRKVAHTIEPIHDIDERRIIDTHPCPSHNIERQELRHHLQEAVAPLTPTRKRVFLLYYVHEMPIKTIAKQIGRSEGTIKTHLRNARLQLRERLTPYLKNQHIPWLA, translated from the coding sequence GTGCGAAAATACCACCCCAAAATCTATACCCACATCCTGAGGTGCGTCAAAGACACCGAAATCGCAAAGGAATTGACACAAGAGACATGGATAAAAGCGTTTCGTGCCATCAACACCTTCCGTGCAGACGCTTCGTTTTACAGCTGGCTCTACCGCATCGCCGAAAATGTCTGTATCGACTACTACCGAAAACGGAAGGTAGCACACACCATTGAACCCATTCATGACATCGACGAACGTCGCATCATAGATACACATCCTTGTCCAAGCCACAACATTGAGCGGCAGGAACTCCGACACCATCTTCAGGAGGCTGTTGCGCCCCTGACACCGACACGCAAACGCGTCTTTCTTCTATACTATGTTCATGAAATGCCTATCAAAACCATCGCAAAACAGATAGGGCGGAGCGAAGGTACTATCAAGACCCATCTTCGCAATGCCCGCCTCCAACTCCGAGAACGTCTCACCCCTTACCTGAAAAATCAACACATTCCATGGCTCGCATGA
- a CDS encoding DUF1501 domain-containing protein, whose protein sequence is MDAKLWVPEYDTPELWHKEISRRGFFKSSVGSFLGLVAMQHFSSMGLAQLEDVVPRAKNCIVLFMSGGASQLDTFDPKPGTKNGGPFAAIPTSAEGIKVSEHLPNVAEQAHHLSIIRSMVSREGNHERARYLLHTGYAPGGAVRHPTLGSLTSYYLEDDTSDLPSCVNINAPAYSGGFLGATHDPFIVKDPMSPVDDLSYPAQMDTHRFRERLKMLKAIEADFIAKRTGRSTEAHEAIYKKADQLINSPKIDAFHLNEEPVAIREAYGMNKFGQGCLMARRLVEAGVKFVEVSIDGWDTHENNFERTKELLDMVDPAFAMLLKDLAERDLLEETIVLWLGEFGRTPKINDNDGRDHHTEGWSAVVAGGGTRGGQVIGSTNEDGTEVASGAVRVPDLFASLCFALGIDGAEENYSRSGRPIRVVDDGTAIEELFI, encoded by the coding sequence ATGGACGCGAAATTGTGGGTGCCAGAATACGATACCCCGGAATTATGGCACAAAGAGATCTCACGGCGTGGGTTTTTCAAAAGTAGTGTCGGCAGTTTTTTAGGACTCGTCGCGATGCAGCATTTTAGTTCGATGGGACTTGCGCAGCTTGAGGATGTTGTGCCGCGCGCCAAAAATTGCATTGTGCTGTTCATGAGCGGTGGCGCGAGTCAATTAGACACGTTTGATCCGAAGCCCGGCACCAAAAACGGCGGTCCCTTTGCAGCGATTCCGACGAGTGCTGAAGGCATAAAGGTTTCGGAACACCTCCCAAATGTCGCGGAGCAGGCGCATCATCTCTCCATCATCCGATCGATGGTCTCACGTGAAGGAAACCATGAACGCGCACGCTATCTACTGCATACGGGTTATGCCCCCGGTGGTGCGGTCAGACATCCCACCCTCGGTTCACTCACCTCTTACTACCTTGAAGATGACACTTCCGATCTTCCGAGTTGCGTTAATATCAATGCGCCGGCGTACTCTGGTGGTTTCCTCGGTGCGACGCACGATCCGTTTATCGTCAAGGATCCGATGAGTCCTGTGGATGACCTCTCCTATCCTGCGCAGATGGATACACACCGTTTTCGCGAACGTCTCAAGATGCTCAAGGCGATTGAAGCGGATTTCATTGCGAAACGGACTGGGCGCAGCACGGAAGCACACGAAGCGATTTACAAGAAAGCCGACCAGCTCATCAACTCCCCCAAAATAGATGCGTTTCATCTCAATGAGGAACCCGTTGCTATCCGTGAGGCTTATGGCATGAATAAGTTCGGTCAGGGCTGCTTGATGGCACGCCGACTCGTGGAAGCCGGTGTTAAATTTGTGGAGGTTTCAATAGATGGCTGGGATACGCATGAAAACAACTTTGAACGGACGAAAGAACTCCTTGATATGGTGGATCCCGCATTCGCGATGCTCCTGAAGGATTTGGCTGAACGTGATCTTCTTGAGGAGACGATTGTGCTATGGCTCGGCGAATTCGGACGCACACCGAAGATTAATGACAACGATGGACGCGACCATCATACCGAGGGGTGGTCGGCGGTTGTTGCAGGCGGTGGTACACGCGGTGGTCAGGTCATCGGAAGTACGAATGAGGATGGGACTGAGGTTGCCAGTGGTGCTGTCCGAGTGCCTGACCTGTTCGCGTCCCTCTGCTTTGCCCTTGGGATCGACGGTGCCGAAGAGAACTATTCCCGATCTGGTCGTCCAATTCGGGTTGTTGACGATGGCACGGCGATAGAGGAGTTATTCATATAA
- the gmk gene encoding guanylate kinase: MANIHLYKPNLVIVISGPSGSGKSTVINALCKLDETLRLSISATTRKRRRSEKDGVDYHFLSKAEFEKHIQQGSFLEWAEYGGNLYGTLKSEIAAAREAGKDSILEIEVKGSLQIQKQNLAPARSVLIFIIPPPLTVLAKRLRRRKTESEAEQKQRLDIAKSEVQEIKNYDYWVSNPEKAIEEAVQQIQTIIAAERSRVDDKLIETINPLLGIDGTDYSKP; the protein is encoded by the coding sequence ATGGCGAATATCCATCTTTACAAACCAAACCTTGTCATCGTCATTTCTGGACCTTCCGGCTCAGGGAAAAGCACCGTTATTAACGCCCTTTGCAAATTGGATGAAACGCTGCGGTTATCCATCTCTGCAACAACGCGTAAGCGGCGTCGAAGTGAAAAAGACGGTGTTGATTACCACTTCTTATCAAAAGCAGAATTTGAAAAGCATATTCAGCAAGGCAGCTTCTTAGAATGGGCAGAATATGGAGGCAACCTCTACGGCACGCTCAAATCTGAAATAGCCGCAGCACGCGAAGCCGGGAAAGATTCTATTTTAGAGATCGAGGTAAAAGGTTCTCTGCAAATTCAAAAGCAAAATCTTGCGCCAGCGAGAAGTGTGCTCATCTTCATTATACCCCCACCTTTGACTGTCTTAGCGAAACGCCTTCGCCGCAGAAAAACAGAATCGGAGGCAGAACAGAAACAACGATTGGACATAGCCAAATCCGAAGTCCAAGAGATTAAGAATTACGATTACTGGGTTAGCAATCCAGAGAAGGCAATCGAAGAGGCAGTTCAACAGATTCAGACTATCATCGCTGCAGAACGCTCCCGCGTTGATGACAAACTGATAGAGACAATTAATCCACTGCTCGGTATTGATGGCACAGATTATAGTAAACCCTAA
- a CDS encoding 4Fe-4S binding protein produces MAYYITDECIGCMACLTNCPVDAITGDRNMLHIIDPNICIDCSACGMVCPVEAIRDQFGEVCKFIRRPTHRPIAVIYEELCSGCDFCVHICPWECLELKDPDTGEHAESFFGICELVKPKDCVGCKLCEEVCIKDAIRIESPVLVELDEAAD; encoded by the coding sequence ATGGCATACTATATCACTGACGAATGTATTGGGTGTATGGCGTGTTTAACCAATTGCCCCGTTGACGCAATCACGGGTGACAGGAACATGCTGCACATCATCGATCCAAATATTTGTATCGACTGCAGTGCGTGCGGGATGGTCTGCCCCGTTGAAGCGATTCGGGACCAGTTTGGTGAGGTGTGCAAGTTTATCCGCCGTCCAACACATCGACCCATTGCCGTCATCTACGAAGAACTCTGCTCCGGATGTGATTTCTGCGTTCACATCTGCCCCTGGGAGTGTTTAGAACTTAAGGACCCGGACACCGGCGAGCACGCCGAAAGTTTTTTCGGCATCTGCGAATTGGTTAAACCCAAGGATTGTGTCGGATGCAAGTTGTGCGAAGAAGTCTGTATCAAAGACGCTATTCGCATTGAATCGCCTGTCCTCGTGGAGTTAGATGAAGCCGCAGATTAA
- a CDS encoding sigma-54 dependent transcriptional regulator, which yields MKHIVIVSNVPDTAKEVKEDLEGMGYKVSIAANQGTQTSPLTSDPILKIIHGDDADVLVPQRRNSVSAVIEETVSQVTSARDSLSGDYREIIGRSPQIFEVLQRIENFAATPLRILIFGRTGTGKELVARALHKNSGKSGKMVPVNCAAMPADLLESELFGHEKGAFTSADTRHIGKFERADKGTLFLDEIGEMPFAMQSKLLRAIEAGEIERVGGEKPIAVDVRIVAATNRDLTQAVKDGFFREDLYYRLNMASISLPTLAERREDIEDLVTHFLKKYRLSYDSEVPQIAPSTLALLESYAWPGNVRELASAIQRACYAVKEGVLLPEHLPEEIRMCQERPMNSLKELLTSENEQEISFPFDTTLEAMEGSFIRTTLARLDGSRKKASEMLGISVRTLQRKLKKHRADDQSEEKRTENEKFSLLDE from the coding sequence GTGAAACACATTGTTATTGTAAGTAATGTACCTGATACAGCGAAAGAGGTAAAAGAAGATCTTGAAGGGATGGGATACAAGGTCTCTATTGCGGCCAATCAAGGTACGCAGACCTCGCCTCTTACAAGCGATCCAATCTTAAAGATAATCCACGGGGATGATGCCGATGTACTGGTTCCACAACGGAGAAATAGTGTATCTGCAGTTATAGAGGAGACAGTTTCTCAAGTTACGTCCGCCAGAGATAGTTTGTCTGGGGACTACAGAGAGATCATCGGGAGGAGTCCCCAAATTTTTGAGGTTCTGCAGCGCATTGAGAATTTTGCGGCTACGCCGCTGAGGATCCTGATTTTCGGCAGGACCGGGACCGGTAAAGAGTTGGTCGCGCGTGCCTTACACAAAAACAGTGGCAAGTCGGGAAAGATGGTTCCTGTCAATTGTGCAGCGATGCCGGCAGACTTATTGGAAAGTGAACTGTTCGGACACGAGAAAGGCGCGTTCACGAGTGCGGATACACGTCATATTGGTAAGTTTGAAAGGGCAGACAAGGGGACACTGTTCCTTGATGAAATCGGGGAGATGCCATTTGCTATGCAATCGAAGTTGTTAAGGGCGATTGAGGCGGGTGAGATTGAACGCGTCGGTGGCGAGAAACCGATCGCGGTGGATGTCCGAATCGTGGCGGCTACCAACCGAGATCTTACACAAGCCGTTAAAGATGGCTTTTTTCGTGAAGACCTCTATTATCGGTTGAATATGGCATCTATTTCTCTACCGACGTTGGCGGAAAGACGAGAAGATATTGAAGATTTAGTGACACACTTTCTTAAGAAATATCGCTTGTCCTATGACTCGGAAGTTCCACAGATAGCACCGAGTACGTTGGCTCTCCTTGAAAGTTACGCTTGGCCCGGGAATGTCCGGGAGTTGGCAAGTGCTATTCAAAGGGCGTGTTACGCTGTCAAGGAGGGGGTTCTTTTACCAGAGCATCTACCCGAGGAGATTCGGATGTGTCAGGAACGCCCCATGAATTCCCTTAAAGAACTACTTACATCTGAAAATGAACAGGAGATAAGTTTTCCTTTCGACACGACGCTTGAGGCGATGGAAGGATCGTTCATCCGTACCACATTGGCGCGGCTTGACGGGAGTCGGAAAAAAGCCTCGGAGATGTTGGGGATAAGCGTAAGGACCTTGCAACGGAAGTTGAAAAAGCATCGTGCTGACGATCAATCCGAAGAGAAGCGCACGGAAAATGAGAAGTTTTCTTTATTGGATGAATGA
- a CDS encoding SDR family NAD(P)-dependent oxidoreductase, producing MDLGLKGKVVVVTGASRGIGRAIAHGFAEEGVRLSICGRTEDTLQSVTDELTAKGAEVFAKLTDVTDGTQVEAFITETVDTYGGIDVVVNNVGGSRWTPLEEISDTEWHEILDLNLVSAARVNRLAIPEMKKRGGGAILMITSIYGREGGGHITYNASKAAEISMTKSLARELAPDNIRVNSVAPGSILFPGGGWARRMAADPEAMEAFVKSDMPLGRFGKPEEIANVVVFLASERASLVTGACVNVDGCQSHSNI from the coding sequence ATGGACTTAGGACTGAAAGGCAAAGTGGTTGTTGTAACGGGTGCGAGCCGTGGGATCGGTCGCGCGATTGCACACGGATTCGCTGAAGAGGGTGTACGGCTGAGCATCTGTGGCAGAACCGAGGATACACTCCAAAGTGTTACGGATGAACTCACAGCGAAAGGTGCGGAGGTTTTCGCTAAACTCACGGATGTTACGGATGGGACACAGGTTGAGGCGTTTATCACAGAAACGGTGGACACCTACGGCGGGATCGATGTCGTTGTGAACAACGTGGGTGGCAGTCGGTGGACACCTTTGGAGGAGATTTCGGATACCGAATGGCACGAGATCCTTGATTTGAACCTTGTTTCTGCGGCACGCGTTAACCGACTCGCGATCCCTGAGATGAAAAAGCGAGGTGGCGGTGCCATTCTGATGATAACGTCTATCTACGGCAGGGAAGGCGGCGGACATATCACCTATAACGCTTCAAAGGCTGCTGAGATTAGCATGACAAAATCGTTGGCGAGAGAACTCGCACCGGACAATATCCGCGTCAATAGCGTTGCCCCGGGTTCGATTCTGTTTCCGGGTGGCGGTTGGGCGCGTCGGATGGCGGCGGACCCTGAGGCGATGGAGGCTTTTGTAAAGAGCGATATGCCGCTCGGCAGGTTCGGGAAGCCGGAAGAAATCGCGAATGTCGTTGTTTTTCTTGCATCGGAACGGGCAAGCCTTGTGACGGGTGCCTGTGTGAACGTTGATGGGTGTCAGTCGCACTCAAATATTTGA
- the rsmD gene encoding 16S rRNA (guanine(966)-N(2))-methyltransferase RsmD, which translates to MRVIAGIFKGRRLAAPKGDRLVRPTADRVKESVFSILREQVVDANFLDLCAGTGSMGIEALSRGAKHVTFLERDARCIEIIERNLRMCGLLAGSEARHCLLRRDAVKGISDLCKQSAVFEVIYFDPPYSVGFVNGSQLYTDCLKLLAESSLLRVGSVLLVEHAKQYVVPDAVGSLKQSRQARYGDTVVSFYEKSL; encoded by the coding sequence ATGCGCGTTATTGCTGGCATATTCAAGGGTAGACGTTTGGCTGCTCCTAAAGGAGATCGTCTCGTCCGTCCGACTGCCGATCGGGTTAAAGAGTCGGTTTTTAGTATTCTGCGGGAGCAGGTCGTTGATGCGAACTTCTTAGACCTTTGTGCCGGTACAGGGAGTATGGGGATTGAAGCATTAAGCCGTGGCGCGAAGCATGTCACATTTTTGGAGCGTGACGCGCGGTGCATCGAGATTATAGAGCGAAATCTCCGTATGTGTGGACTCCTTGCTGGATCCGAGGCGAGGCATTGTCTGCTCCGTCGCGATGCTGTGAAAGGGATTTCGGACCTCTGCAAGCAGTCTGCTGTGTTTGAGGTTATCTATTTTGATCCGCCATACAGTGTTGGTTTCGTGAATGGCTCGCAACTCTATACGGACTGTCTAAAGTTGCTTGCTGAGAGTTCGCTACTCCGTGTCGGTAGTGTCCTGCTTGTTGAACATGCGAAGCAGTACGTTGTGCCGGACGCAGTTGGGAGTTTGAAACAAAGTCGGCAAGCGCGTTATGGGGATACGGTTGTATCTTTTTATGAAAAAAGTCTGTAG
- a CDS encoding carboxypeptidase regulatory-like domain-containing protein yields the protein MILKKNILLLLLLACIFACGEAEETTEPEEPVVIEYGAVSGSITDAGTGNRIPGSTVTLLEQSIETGVDGAYAFQGVPYGDTHTLIVSDPDYKPYSQPITLNQQRLVVDIMLTPLRDPVEEIQEFFDNFADLLESVDMKNIEAIEALFSETYVAADDPATLFGVASGIIPENYADVVPAMTQLFEEYVSLQFLFQDMEMDITHARKAAVTLQLDINAEKGEDLDLRELKARCQFEFRREGPDLKIVHWQLFELDVRL from the coding sequence ATGATATTGAAAAAAAATATTTTACTTCTGTTACTGCTGGCATGTATTTTTGCATGTGGGGAAGCGGAAGAGACAACTGAACCTGAAGAACCAGTTGTGATTGAATACGGAGCAGTCTCTGGAAGCATCACGGATGCTGGAACAGGGAATCGAATTCCTGGGTCAACTGTAACACTGCTGGAACAATCGATCGAAACTGGCGTGGATGGTGCTTACGCCTTTCAAGGTGTTCCTTATGGAGATACCCATACCTTAATTGTTTCAGATCCGGATTACAAACCGTATAGCCAGCCCATTACCCTCAATCAACAGCGTTTGGTTGTGGATATTATGTTGACACCACTTCGGGATCCGGTTGAGGAGATACAGGAATTTTTTGACAATTTTGCTGACCTCCTTGAATCTGTAGATATGAAAAACATTGAAGCAATTGAGGCACTCTTTTCGGAGACGTACGTCGCTGCTGACGATCCAGCGACACTTTTCGGTGTAGCATCAGGAATTATTCCTGAGAATTATGCGGATGTTGTTCCGGCAATGACCCAACTCTTTGAGGAGTATGTCTCACTTCAATTCCTGTTCCAGGATATGGAGATGGATATTACACATGCCCGGAAAGCGGCGGTAACGCTTCAGCTTGATATAAACGCCGAAAAGGGAGAAGATCTCGATTTAAGGGAGCTCAAAGCCCGTTGCCAATTTGAATTTCGCCGTGAAGGACCGGATTTGAAGATTGTGCATTGGCAACTTTTTGAATTGGATGTCCGATTGTGA
- the coaBC gene encoding bifunctional phosphopantothenoylcysteine decarboxylase/phosphopantothenate--cysteine ligase CoaBC — protein sequence MEFRGRTIILGVTGGIAIHKSLDVASQLVKSGAYVHVVMTENATRLVQPLQFQVISRNPVLLNLFDTGTDWKPPHIDLADRADLFAIVPATANTIGKLANGIADDALSTVAVSVHCPILLAPAMNGHMYQNPFVQRNIDALKAQGVHFIEPESGDLACGYEGTGRLNTVETILQTMSDILKGRDSEGTPPTKRADDLQGKRVLVTAGATREYIDPVRFITNRSSGKMGYAIAEAAAQRGAEVRLISGTATVPAPVGIKIEKVETTLEMHDAVLQAFDETDIVIMAGAPADYRPREFTPHKIKKTNDTLTLPLEKNPDIAQALGEQKTHQTLVCFAAETNDLLENAQKKLIRKNCDLIVANDILAEGAGFQSDTNIVTLLDRHGTCEQLPRASKRDVADVILTKVVSL from the coding sequence ATGGAATTCAGAGGGCGAACGATCATCTTAGGTGTTACAGGCGGCATAGCCATTCACAAATCGCTTGACGTGGCAAGCCAACTCGTTAAAAGCGGTGCTTACGTCCACGTCGTGATGACGGAGAACGCCACACGTCTCGTACAGCCCCTGCAATTCCAAGTCATCTCACGAAACCCAGTCCTCCTGAATCTCTTCGACACGGGGACAGATTGGAAGCCACCCCACATTGATCTCGCCGACCGTGCCGATCTATTCGCGATTGTTCCTGCGACAGCGAACACCATCGGTAAACTCGCCAACGGCATCGCCGATGACGCACTTTCCACCGTCGCGGTTTCCGTTCACTGCCCGATACTCCTCGCACCCGCAATGAACGGACACATGTATCAAAATCCCTTCGTCCAAAGAAACATCGACGCTTTGAAAGCCCAAGGTGTCCATTTCATCGAACCTGAAAGCGGTGATTTAGCCTGTGGGTATGAAGGTACAGGACGACTGAATACAGTAGAGACGATCCTCCAAACTATGAGTGATATTCTAAAGGGTCGCGATTCGGAGGGTACGCCCCCTACTAAAAGAGCAGATGATTTGCAAGGGAAACGTGTCCTCGTCACGGCAGGTGCAACGCGCGAATACATAGATCCCGTCAGATTTATTACCAACCGCTCCAGCGGAAAGATGGGGTATGCTATCGCTGAAGCGGCAGCACAGCGCGGCGCAGAAGTCCGTTTGATTAGTGGAACCGCCACTGTCCCCGCACCCGTCGGTATTAAGATCGAAAAGGTCGAAACAACGCTCGAAATGCACGACGCTGTCCTGCAAGCATTTGATGAAACGGATATCGTCATCATGGCAGGAGCACCCGCTGATTATCGACCACGCGAATTTACGCCCCATAAAATCAAAAAAACGAACGACACATTAACACTCCCACTCGAAAAAAATCCGGACATCGCACAGGCTCTCGGCGAACAGAAAACCCATCAAACGCTCGTCTGCTTCGCCGCCGAAACCAACGACCTCCTCGAAAACGCGCAAAAGAAGTTAATCCGTAAAAACTGCGACCTCATTGTCGCGAACGACATTCTTGCGGAAGGCGCGGGATTTCAATCCGATACCAACATTGTCACCTTACTGGATCGGCACGGCACCTGCGAACAACTGCCACGCGCCTCAAAGCGTGACGTAGCGGATGTTATTTTAACAAAGGTTGTTTCGCTATAG
- the rsmA gene encoding 16S rRNA (adenine(1518)-N(6)/adenine(1519)-N(6))-dimethyltransferase RsmA — protein sequence MNHQQVRDFFALNQTRPKKQLGQNFLVNPEVLKTIAEAGELTDTDTVIEIGAGLGCLTDVLVRHAKRVIAVEVDELLYKALEAQFSMDSRVQLFNSDILKLELDLLLSDGLWNESTTCYGTWSVPTTFKVIANLPYSITTPILWKLLSHHKEIHSCVLMMQKEVAERIVAGPGGKDYGALTIGVGYRADTALISTLSPENFYPAPKVDSALLKLTMRENPKVAVDDEELFFKIVRTAFRTRRKMLKNTLTRGRLAPAEVLAAAFEELGIAPQRRPETLDITEFAALTNFLSRS from the coding sequence ATGAACCACCAACAGGTCCGCGACTTCTTTGCCCTAAATCAGACCCGTCCCAAAAAACAGTTAGGACAAAACTTCCTCGTTAACCCAGAAGTCCTCAAAACTATCGCCGAAGCAGGGGAACTGACAGACACCGATACAGTCATAGAAATCGGTGCTGGTTTAGGGTGTCTCACGGATGTGTTAGTGAGGCATGCCAAACGCGTAATTGCCGTTGAAGTGGACGAATTGTTGTACAAGGCTTTAGAGGCACAATTTTCGATGGATTCGCGCGTTCAACTTTTTAACTCTGATATTCTTAAATTGGAACTCGATTTATTGTTGTCTGACGGTCTATGGAACGAGTCTACGACTTGTTACGGCACATGGAGTGTGCCTACTACTTTTAAAGTCATCGCTAATCTGCCCTACAGCATCACAACACCCATCCTGTGGAAACTCCTCTCGCATCACAAAGAGATACATAGTTGTGTGTTGATGATGCAGAAGGAGGTTGCTGAAAGGATCGTCGCCGGACCGGGAGGAAAAGATTATGGTGCGTTGACAATTGGGGTTGGCTATCGCGCCGATACGGCATTAATCTCGACTCTATCGCCAGAAAATTTCTACCCTGCCCCCAAAGTGGATTCCGCACTCTTAAAACTGACAATGCGTGAAAACCCAAAGGTTGCCGTTGACGATGAGGAACTTTTCTTTAAAATAGTACGGACAGCGTTTCGGACGCGACGAAAGATGCTAAAAAACACCCTAACCAGAGGCAGACTCGCACCGGCAGAGGTATTAGCCGCCGCATTTGAGGAACTCGGCATAGCACCACAGAGACGCCCCGAAACATTAGACATCACGGAATTCGCAGCCCTCACCAATTTCTTGTCTCGATCTTAG